The stretch of DNA CTTTGCGCGCATTAAAACGCTGCTTTGATAACTGCCGATCAAAGTCCGCTGCCGGTATGGGGGTCATTTCAATACAGTCAACCGGGCAGGGCTCCACGCACAATCCACAGCCAGTGCATTCCGCTTGAATGACGCTGTGCATCAATTTTGCCGCCCCAACAATAGCATCCACAGGGCATGCCTGAATGCATTTGGTACAGCCAATACATTCCGGCTCGCGAATGGCAGCGATAGCCGGCCGCCGGGTATTGTTAAGCGCGCCTTCGAGGTAGGGAGCGGCGTCCTGATTCAGCAGACTGCCAAGAGCCTTCACCGTTTCTACACCGCCCGGAGGGCATAAATTAATCGCAGCTCCGCCTTGCGCAAGCGCTTCTGCATAAGGCATACAACCCGCAAAGCCGCATTCCCCGCATTGAGTCTGCGGCAAAATACCATCAATAGCGTCTACAAGGGATTTCATTTTACTTTCATACCAGGCATCGCGCCTTCATCAGGGTTAAGCAAATAAATCCCTTTTCCATCACCGGCCGCCAGCACCATCCCTTCAGAAACCCCAAAACGCATGGTGCGAGGCTCCAGATTGGCGACCATTACCGTCAGGCGGCCAATCAGATCATCTGGCTGATAAGCCGATTTAATTCCGGCAAAAACCTGCCGTTCTTCCGTACCCAAATCCAGTTTCAGTTTCAATAATTTATCAGCACCTTCTACTGCTTCCGCAGCAATAATACGTGCGACCCGCAAGTCAATTTTACTGAAATCATCGATAGAAATTCGCGCTGCTTCATTTTCCTTTACCGGTTTGGCTGCTGCAGGTGTTTCCTGCTTGCCTTCTTCCAGCAAGGCATCGATTTTTTCTTTTTCTACCCGTGTCATTAAGGGTTTAAACAGCTGGATATCGTGTCCAGTCAAGGGAGTATCAATTGCATCCCAGTGCTTGGCAGAACTATTTAAAAACTGCTCGGCCTCTTTTGCCATCATCGGCAACACCGGTTTCAGATAAGTTATCAACACACGGAACAAATTCAAGCCCATTGTACAAATTGCCTGAACCGCAGCATTTTGCTCGGGATCTTTGGCTAACACCCAGGGTTTATTGTTATCAATATATTGATTGACTTTATCGGCACACTCCATAATCTGGCGTATTGCTTTGGCATAATCCCTTTGAACATAGGCTTCAATGATCGCTGGTTTAATGCTTAATAATTCCTGGTATAAAACAGGATCGCTTAGATTATCTGCCAGACGATTGTCAAAGCGTTTATTGATGAAGCCGGCGCAACGGCTGGCAATATTCACTATCTTGCCCACCAGATCCGCATTGACGCGATTAATGAAATCATCAAAATTCAAATCCAAATCATCTACACGGCCGTTTAACTTGGCTGCAAAATAATAGCGCAGATACTCAGGGTGCAAATGCTTGAGGTAATTACGCGCCTCAATAAAAGTACCCCGTGATTTCGACATTTTCTGTCCGTTTACGGTCAGGAATCCATGCGTATAAACCGCTGTCGGTAAGCGGTGCTGGCTGCCTGCAAGCATCGCCGGCCAAAATAAGGCATGAAAATAGACAATATCTTTACCTACAAAATGATAAAGTTCGGTTGTCGAGTCTTTATTCCAGAATTCTTCAAAGGACAGCCCGCTTTCATTACAGTATTTTTTGAAGCTGGCCATATAACCGACTGGCGCATCCAGCCAGACATAGAAAAACTTGTCCGGTGCGCCAGGAATTGGGAAACCGAAATAGGGCGCATCGCGGGAAATGTCCCATTGCTTAAGACCCGCAGCAAACCATTCATCCAGCTTATTAGCCACTTCCGCCTGCAGATGACCTTTTCGAGTCCATTCCTTTAGCAAAGTCTCATAACGAGGCAAATCAAAGAAATAATGCTCTGAATCCTTCTCAATTGGCTTAACCCCAGAAATAGCTGAAACCGCATCAAGCAATTCGGTTGGCGAATAGGTAGCACCGCAGGCTTCGCAGTTATCTCCGTATTGATCGGGAGTCTTGCATTTAGGACAAGTTCCCTTGACGTAGCGATCCGGCAGAAACATTCCTTTCACTGGATCATAGGACTGACGAATTGTTTTTTTAACGATATCGCCATTCGCCTGCAAACGTTCATAGATGCTGTTGGCAAGTGCCTGATTCTCATCCGAGTGTGTGGTGTGATAACAGTCGTAATCAATGGCAAAGGCTTTAAAGTCCAGCTCATGGCTTTCACGAATCATGCTTGTTAATTCCACCGGAGTGATTCCCAGTTGCTCTGCCTTTAGCATGATCGGTGTGCCATGCGCATCATCGCCGCAGACGCTGATACACTGGTGTCCCAGCATTTTTTGAGCTCGCACCCAGATATCCGTTTGAATATGCTCTACCAAATGCCCCAGATGTAAATGCCCGTTAGCATAGGGCAACGCGCTGGTTACCAAAAGTTTCCGCACTTTTGTCATCGTTTTACTCATCATAAAAAATTATCAAGTATAATCTATTGTGCTATAGAAATGACATGAATTAATTAACAGTTTTGCACTCTGCCTTATGAGGGAATTAAAGGCCTGCGCAGCAGCTCCTGCTCTCTGGTGGCAGGCTGGCTTTGCCAAAGGTTATCTTTACCGCGGCTAAAGCAACTTTTACCAGGAGCCGTTTCCGGATTGGAACCCGGCTCAAAGTCAAGGTCTTTCAATATCTGAAGATAAGCATCAGGCTTCGTTTTACCGTAAAAATCCTCGTAATCGCTCTCAGTCAGATCGGGCACTTCATCCAGATCAGGCGGATTAATCAATTGATCCAGACTCTGAATAACCCAATGTAAAAAATTGGCGGCAGCTGAGAAAAGTAACACAGAGGCAGAGGCGATAGCTGCGCAGGCGAATGCGGCAGGCACCATATTCAAAGAGAAAAGGAACAGAAAAGGCTGCCAGCCGCTAAACAGCGCGAAACTTGCAATTGCAGGCAGGGCAGGCGGGAAAAAAACCACCAGGCATCCCACGGCCGCTCCTGCTATCAGAGCCAATAAAACAGCAGTCAGCAATTTCCAATGTCTGCGCAACCATTTACCCATTATTAGCCCCTTAAATTAAACCTGACTTAAACTCAGGGATGATATTCACCCAGCCCCAACCTGTGCAGTGTCGACTAGCATAAACGCAGATCATAATAGCAATATTAATTGCACAAGTGAACTAAAATACAACCAATTCATGATGATTTATGGATGCCCCGGACGCGCCGGGGGTACGTAGCAGAGTAGATTGGCTAATTATGTTTATACAGGGTGGGATCAGCAATACCAGCCTCAACAAACCCTTTTTGCCGAAAAGTGCAGCTATCACATCGCCCACAGGCTCTTCCCTTCTCATCCGCCTGATAACAGGATACGGTCAAGGCGTAATCAACCCCCAAAGCGGCGCCCAATCGAACCGTTTCGGCTTTACTGAGCTTAATAAGCGGGGTATGAATTTCCAGAGGATTTCCCTCAACCCCCGCCCGGGTTGCCAGGCCTGCCATTTTTTTAAAAGCCTCCATGTATTCCGGCCGGCAGTCTGGATAGTTCGAATAATCAACTGAACTGATTCCAATAAACAGATCATTTGCACCGATCACTTCCGCATAGCCTAAAGCGATGGCCAGAAAAATAGTATTTCTTGCAGGCACATAGGTCAGCGGAATACCCTCTGTGGGCTGATAATCCGGTACGTTTATCGTCTCATCTGTTAAGGCTGAGCCCCCGAATTGATTAATATCCAGATTCACAATCCGATGTTCAGCAACCTCGAACCAGGTTGCTACGCGCTTTGCCGCCTCAATTTCAGAATTATGACGCTGGCCATAGGAAAAACTTAAGGCGAAACATTGATATCCTGCTGCCTTGGCAACTGCCAGACAAGTGGTTGAATCAAGCCCCCCCGATAATAATACCACTGCTTTTCTCATAGTAAGTCTCAAACGCTAAATTCAGGCCGATTGTAGCCTGGTTATGGGATAATGTAATCGACTGGATGAAAGCCGATGCGATCTTCTTCGTACTCATTAATTGTGTCGATATTCAAGCAGCCCAGTTCACTCAGCTCATGCTGTAATTCCTTATATTGTTCATTAGCCAGCAAACTCAAGAGCTTGTGAGTCTGTTTATCTGGATGAGTGAACAGTTTATTGGCAACTCTTTTGTTTTGAGCCAGGGCTTTTTTCGAGTCCTCGCTCAGATTATCCAGCACTAACTTCGCTATTTCCTGCGAAGGCTCTGAGACCGTTTTCCAGTAAACAGCTATTTTC from Legionella quinlivanii encodes:
- the metG gene encoding methionine--tRNA ligase, with the protein product MTKVRKLLVTSALPYANGHLHLGHLVEHIQTDIWVRAQKMLGHQCISVCGDDAHGTPIMLKAEQLGITPVELTSMIRESHELDFKAFAIDYDCYHTTHSDENQALANSIYERLQANGDIVKKTIRQSYDPVKGMFLPDRYVKGTCPKCKTPDQYGDNCEACGATYSPTELLDAVSAISGVKPIEKDSEHYFFDLPRYETLLKEWTRKGHLQAEVANKLDEWFAAGLKQWDISRDAPYFGFPIPGAPDKFFYVWLDAPVGYMASFKKYCNESGLSFEEFWNKDSTTELYHFVGKDIVYFHALFWPAMLAGSQHRLPTAVYTHGFLTVNGQKMSKSRGTFIEARNYLKHLHPEYLRYYFAAKLNGRVDDLDLNFDDFINRVNADLVGKIVNIASRCAGFINKRFDNRLADNLSDPVLYQELLSIKPAIIEAYVQRDYAKAIRQIMECADKVNQYIDNNKPWVLAKDPEQNAAVQAICTMGLNLFRVLITYLKPVLPMMAKEAEQFLNSSAKHWDAIDTPLTGHDIQLFKPLMTRVEKEKIDALLEEGKQETPAAAKPVKENEAARISIDDFSKIDLRVARIIAAEAVEGADKLLKLKLDLGTEERQVFAGIKSAYQPDDLIGRLTVMVANLEPRTMRFGVSEGMVLAAGDGKGIYLLNPDEGAMPGMKVK
- a CDS encoding RnfABCDGE type electron transport complex subunit B, which translates into the protein MKSLVDAIDGILPQTQCGECGFAGCMPYAEALAQGGAAINLCPPGGVETVKALGSLLNQDAAPYLEGALNNTRRPAIAAIREPECIGCTKCIQACPVDAIVGAAKLMHSVIQAECTGCGLCVEPCPVDCIEMTPIPAADFDRQLSKQRFNARKVRLLRQEHEQQQAYRQKKQLAAAAKNNQADVIAKQDYILQALARVKEKKSEQR
- the queC gene encoding 7-cyano-7-deazaguanine synthase QueC translates to MRKAVVLLSGGLDSTTCLAVAKAAGYQCFALSFSYGQRHNSEIEAAKRVATWFEVAEHRIVNLDINQFGGSALTDETINVPDYQPTEGIPLTYVPARNTIFLAIALGYAEVIGANDLFIGISSVDYSNYPDCRPEYMEAFKKMAGLATRAGVEGNPLEIHTPLIKLSKAETVRLGAALGVDYALTVSCYQADEKGRACGRCDSCTFRQKGFVEAGIADPTLYKHN